The Macaca mulatta isolate MMU2019108-1 chromosome X, T2T-MMU8v2.0, whole genome shotgun sequence DNA window GTCCTCCCATTTCATCTCCTACTTTGCAGACTTAGTGATGATGAAAACACCAAGGACATCCTCAAAGAGAAGGTTATTTGAAGCAGCTGCCACTCAAGTCTTGCCCTTTGGGACTGTCATCTTTTCACTTTGTCTTCACCTGTGCCCCTCACAGCTCATGGAGCTAAAACTTGAGGAACCTCAGGGAACAAGCTGTATTTGAGTAGGTAAATTATAGAGGAATTATAGAACACAATCTGACAGGAGGAAAAACTGCTCAAGTGCAACCTCTCAGTTCCGTTCTACAACATCTGTTGAGTATAAGGCACTGTGCTTGGAGATGTCAGACACATAGGCACAGCTCCTATCTCCAAGAGGCCCTCAGTCCAGTGGGAAAAGAGAGATAGATTCAGAAATGTCACAGAAATGATTGGTTTAACAGATGTAGAGAAAatgtgtgcagatgagaagaataatAATAGCTgtcatttactgagtacttaccaAAAGCCATGTGTTTTACTAGCacttttttatttaatcatttcaacAACCAGAAATGGAaggtattgttattattatcctcatttgaTTGTAAGGCAACAGGCTCAAAGAGGTGAAATGTTTTGCCTCGAGTGACTCATCTAATATATGGCAGAGCTTGAATTCAAATCCAGATCTTTTTGACTTCAAATCCTTCACTGTCATTTACTGTGCTTTTCTGCCTCCCCCAGGGCAGACACCCACTATTCTGACTTAGAAGTTTGCAGGATGAATTATACTGAATGTGGAAGACTGATTGAGACATGCAATAAAAATAGGAAGAcatatattctggataaaagGAATAGCCCAAACAAAACTGAAGATATGGAAAAGTCCCAGGACTTCGTGGGTGGCAGTGGGAATGCCAACTATACCTGTGCTGGGAGGAGCACAGTGTATAGCAAGGTGTGGAGGAGGGACTACAGAAAGGGTTGCATTGGAGGGATGGGAACAGACTGAGTATAACTGTGATTTCCATCTAGCAGCATACCTGTGAAAGTTTCTCAACAAATCTTTGTGCAGTTCTGACATTCAGCGTAATGTATTTTTGCAAAATTttatacacatcacacacacacacgcgcgcgcacgcacacacataaGGAGTGAGATCTGTCCCACAGAGTTGAGCTCGGCTAATTAAAAAGTTATATtgtaaagcagtggttctcaaacttgaacgtcagccaggcacggtggctcacgcctgtaatcccagcactttgggaggctgaggtgggcagatcacctgaggtcaggagtttgagaccagcctggtcaacatggtgaaaccccatctctactaaaaataaaaaaattagccaggcatagtgtcgcacgcctgtaatcccagccactccgggggctgaggtaggagcatcacttgaacctgggaggcagaggttgcagtgagccgagatggcgccattgcactccagcctgggtgacagagtgagaatccatctgtaagaaaaaaaaaatttaaacgtCCAGAAAAATCCCCTGGAAAGCTTGTTAAAGCATAGAACGCTAGACCTTAGCCCTAGAGATGCTGaatcagtaggtctgggatgcaGTCTGAGAATTAGGACTTTTAAACAGCTTCTGGGTGATGCTTATGCAGCCAGTCTGGGGGCCACACTGCATGGAACTGATGTAGAGCAGGGTGTGACTCTACTGTGAGTGCAAGGTAACAGGTTCAGCACTTGAAAATTATAGCCATAAGCTTCCTGTAACCCATGTCACACATTTGCGCTCCTCTCTCCATCTTTGTCCCTCTAGGCTGTTCTGTTTCAAGCCCTACCCTACAGCGATAGTGGTCTTTCAAAAACATGAGTCTGATCATGTCACTATTCTGTTTAAAAATGTTGGTGGCTCCCATTGCCTTTGTGTGGCATGTGAATCCTTTCATAGCCTTTCTTACCTCTTTAGTCCTATGCATTCTCCCATACAGAACACCTTGCAGCTCCCCAAAGGAACTACATCTCCTTACCGATATCTGGAATGCTAACTTCTATGAGTCTACCTCTCATCACTTGGTTAAATTTCATGCCTCTTCCAGGTCTTATCCTCTATATCAACTCCAAGTGAAGGACTTTCAAGACCTTAAGTGATGTCCCTCAAGGACCTCTGTAAAGCACTCTTGCACAGTATAGAAATGACCTGGTGACATGGCTGAGCCCTCCCATCCATAAACTGGTATCTCCTTGAAGGCAGGCACAGAGCCTTGGCACCTAGtgtataaaaaatttaataaattataacgTGACGTTATGTGAGATCTGGCAAAAATAAACCATTATGTCTCTTCTTCCTAGAGCAAAGGATTGTGTGCTTTCTTAGAGCCTGAGCTACCATGATAAAAACTCGCTCACAAATAGCATGAGAACATGACAACATGCCATTAGTAACCCAGAAGAAGCtgtatgtgttttatatttttttcatctggGCTTTACAAACCACAAAAGCAACTGTTTTGCCTCCacaaagaacatatttttaacaGCATACTTTCCCAAAAGAACACTCCTCCCTCTGTTGCATTTTGATCTATCCTGATTTAATTTAAAGTTTGAAGATGGGGCCTGACCTTATCTATCAGTGGCTGAGCCGCTGTCTCGTGGAAATGCAGTTTGAAACTCATTAATAGGGTAGCCTGTATATTATAACTTAGAAGCTCTGGGTTATCACTGATGCTTGCAATTGCTATGGAAACCGGGTTTATATGCACCTTTCAAAGAGTCTgctttaaaacaggaaaaaaaagatgaagaaaaagaaggcttCGTGAAAGAATAAGATATTTCATACCCAGCATGCATAAGCAGGTTCAGTGATGCAAAAATGCTCTGCCTACACAatgataaaaacaattttttatctttttcaggaGCTAATAATGTATAACCTTGTCTTAGAGAACTGTGTTTATACTGGTAGAGAAGAATGCTCAAGGCAGCTTTTCCCGGTGcccacacatagacacacaaacacagacacacacccacaaTTTTCAGTTTTCCCCAGACTTTTTGCAATCTGCATTCTTAAATCCTCCAAAGGCCTCTGTACATGCAGCATTGGCTGCTAAAGCCCACCCAGTGTGGACTGACTGAGAGCTCAGTCTCTTCTGCTTCCCCTTGAATATGTATTGAATGTTGCATCCTGTCTCATGGGCTgaatttttcaattataaaacGATAGTGCTAATTTGatcaagtttctttttaaaaattattggatgTATTCCTCCCCAAATTTGTTTTGGAGGTTTCATCCCTCATCTCCTTGCCCACATTTCTCCCTAATAACCTAGGTGTGGTACTGTGTTAGGTAAAAAATAGTGTATCATCTTGTGGAAAATGATTCTTTAGACACACCTCCCCCCCATGTAGAACCATGTGTTATTCCCTCCAATGTTTTCATCTGCTTGTCTCCCCACTTGTGAGTCATCTATGATTTTCCCTTATCACTTCTGCAACCCCATTCCTCCCCTAACTCTAGCCAAATGTGAGCTGGTTTTCCTTCTCTTCTGAGGAAGAACAGGTCACGAGGGCTGAGCTTTCTGTCTTCACCTTCAGACAGAAGAAACTTGAAAGAAGAACGCATCTGCAGGCAGCTGTTCACTCCGCAGGCATCTGGAAACCACTTCTTTGCGTTCAAATAGTTATGTAACCCCACATGTTGGAAGTCTGAAGAGACCACAATACTCAAAATGGAAATGACACTGTTGCAACACATAGAATATCTGAGAGAAGAAAGGGTTTTTAATGTCTTGACTATCTATGATATTCCATAAAGTTAAGGGATTGGATATGCATGGGCTGGGAGGACTGAGGAACAAAGGATAGAGGTTAAGGTAGGTATGAAAAGGGACTACTAACTACTTTAGAATTTGAAAAAACTATTGATACCAAATCTGCCCACCCTctgtacaaaaaacaaaacagacactgGTGCAACTTTAACCTGATAATGCATGAAAAATGGCTATTTTTCATGAGAAAAACTTCAGTCATTTCCTtgtaaacacaaagaaaataatagaaattgtAAAGTTACTATAAGAAAATTCAACAATAACTCTTATAATATATTCCCTCTCAATTAAACAGCAAATCACCCTAAAGTGTTTTTCAGCCTGAGTATTTATCAGCCTAGATAATCTACTTTACCAATTAtgttctgcatttttaacaaaacattttctgCAAAAGTTAGTACAACTAGAAGTGAATATAAATTAGTCCTCTTTCAAGTctttaacatattaaaaagctATAGAATATATACATTAACCCATAGTTTTATAAAAGGAATatggttttataaaattaaaagcaatatcAGGATCTGTATTTGTGATAAATAATTACAACAACATCATGCAGGCATTTCCCACTTAATCTATTACTCTCTAAGATTACCATTCAATTCTGCATTACAATTTAAGTAATTTAGCACTCGACGCATGCGctacagaaaacaagaagcagtGTATTACAGTAACAAGGTTTGTATTTCACAAACAATTGCAAGGGTGAAGCAGATATCTTCTAAGCGTCGTATATTCACAAACAATTGCAAGGGTGAAGCCGGTATCAGAATTCTAAGGGTCGCATGATTGGGTTTGCAGTCCACCGCTTAGAGGAGCTTCCTCTGATTCTTCTGCAGCAGTCTTTTCTTCATTCGTGGCTTGTGGCCTTTCTTCGTTTTCATCGTCTTCACTTTGTAGGTCGTTCCACATTAATTGTCTAGCTAATTTGATGTTCAATTCTTCGTTGTAGTGAAGCCTTCTTCTTATTTCGAACTGCCGCTTTTTCTCCTGTTTGTGGAGGAGGAGTTTTCTCATGTAGGCCTCgttgctctcttcctcctccacctcacAGCTGTGGTCCGAGGCATCAGTGGCGGCCATGGCTTCCTTTCCTTCGACACCGCGCACTGAATCTTCTCCTTCGACATCGCGCACTGAATCTTCCCCATCATCTTGCAAATTCATGTAGGAAGTGCCGGGCTCATTTGCCTTCATTAAATCGTAATCTCTGTACGTTGCGCGGTGTGTCGCAAGGATGCTTGATTCGTCCCACTTCTgggatttctttctcttcacatCTTGAATATTCCCTCCAGACTGCTGACCGGAAGTCGCCACCGAGGAACCCGAGGAGCTTTTGTTTTTCAGGATCCCCTTGATGGGCCGGTGCGAGGAGGTGGAGGCTGACATCTTGCGGAGAGAAGGGCTGCGAGAGAGTTGGGCCGCTGAGCAGCCGTCCGCCGCCCTCCAGTCTGAAACTGCAGCGCCGTCTGCCGGGGCAACAGGTCCCAACGCCCTAGTTAAAGCACCAGGGCCCTGGTGTCACAAAGGGCGCTGTGTATGACGTCACGATGGTCGCCGCCTCCGCTACCGCCACCGTTACCGCTACCCGTACCGCTACCGTTGCCGTCACTGTTGCCGTTACCGCTGACGTCACCGCTACCGTTACAGCTACCGTTAAAGCTACCGTCGCTTTTGCCGTTGCTGCTGGCTTTACCGTTGACGTTACCGCCTCGTGGCCCATGCTAAcgtcattttttttcctcccttttaaCGGAAAATAAGGTAGGAAATACCCTTTGGTTGCACTTGGAAAGGGGAAGCATTGTTTTTAGAAACTTCTATACACCCTGACTGCCCACAGGAAAGCTATGTTAAATATTTCTCACTGTGGGTCACTGTCAAAACTTTGAAAGCCACGACTTTGGTTGGAAAGATGAGAGAGGCCTCAGCTAGAAGGTGATGACCTTCTGCTCCTCCCTCCTGTGACCATCCACACTCTCCCACCACCACACATACGTTggtcctcctctcctctccctgtctTGGTGAATGACCCCAACATAGAGCCAATTATATCAGCTGGGAATCTGCGTGTCCTCCTCAGCCCCTTCACGTTGCCCATTCTCCAATCCACCCCTCAGATGTGACCTAAATATTTCAAGAGGCTCGTTTGATCTCTTCTTCCACCACCCTGTTTCAAATCACCATTTTCTCTTATGCAACTCCACTCACAGTCATTGAACTGGGCCCCCAATATCTCCTCCTGCTGCTGTCCAATCCCTTATCCACCCTCAAAACACCCATCAGATCTTCTTCATCTCTCTTTCAAACCCTTCAATGGCTGCCCACTGTTCTTGACATAAAGACCCAAATTCAGAAGAGGCTGAAAAACAGCTGTTATGATCTGCTCAGTTTACTCAGGCATCTATCTGGAACCTTCTCCCCTTAAATTCTTCCCACTCTACCTCCAGCTTTCTATTCTGATCTTCCAATTATGGGAGCATTCATGAACCTTCCTgtccaagaatttttttttccaggttctTCGTGCAGCCTGGAGCACCCTTTCAGATTTCAGTTCAATCATCATTGACTTTCAGGGGCCATTTCCTGACCCCCAACAGCAAATAGACCTCCCTTTGCTTTCATGGCGTCTCTTATTCTCTGTGACAGCATTTGGAGTCATTTGTAATTTCTTATCTGTGTACACTAGATGACAAACATCAAAAGTAAAAGGAAGTGACAAAGACTCTCTCCTTTGACCAAACTTTAATCAGGCTCCTCTAAGCCCTCTGCTCGACTAGGCCTAAACTTGGGCTTGTAGAATCCAGTTCGAACAAGAATCTTACTAAGTTAATTTAGTGAAAATTCCCCACCACTGGTATCTGACCTCCCTGAATAGCTGATCAAATTCCTCATGCCCAACACTAGATATCTTGTCACCCTGTTgggtcagtttagcaagaatcccCCTTAGCCCTGATGTTTCCTTTCAGTAATTTTCCATTCACTGAGTCTCTATTCTGCCTTTTACCTATTCTTGTTGGAGTGGGAGTCAATGCCAATTTTATTCCCCTACTGCAAGACTGACCCCATTGCAGTGGTCCCTGTACCTACTGTGATAGTCCTTCATGGAATAGAGTCTTTCTTACCATCTTTAACAAGtgtcatgaataatttttttaacagttATGTTGGCTGTGACTCAGATAAGATCAGATTCACCATTGGACCCCTGGAGCTCTCATCCTGAAGTATGCACCTTTGAAACCTTTGTCTTCACTCTTGGCTGACTGATCAGGAATCCATTGGTAAGCCCAACTCTTGAGCCAGTGTTCCAGATGGCAGTCTGTTGAAGCATGGTGAGGATACGTTTTGATTCTTGTGAATCTGAGTATACTCTCTAAAGCTGGGTTAGAGTCTGAGGCTTTTTATGAAAGGCATCTGAGtttcctgcactccagcctgggtgacagaatgagaccttgtctcaaaaaaagaagaagaaaaagaaagagaaagagaaagagagaaagaaggcacCTGTTGGGCTGGAGGTCTTTCTTCCTGGCTCTTTGTTTGGAGTGGAGTTACATATATTCTCTAATTCCTGGGCCTGGTCCTGGCTAGAAAATTCTTCCTGTCTCCTACCCTTATTTAATTACTTCCTGGCTTCCTGGCCTGGAATATTTTCCTGACTCTTTTCTTTCAAGTGAGGATCCACTCCACAACTACTGGgctggaaattttatttttttctggctgtttGTGAGGCCTCTCTTTATGGAAATTGTTCAGTTGTCTGAAACTCCTCCTCTTGAACCCCTGCTGAGGCCAGCTCTGTCTACTTCCTTTCTTATTGGCATGAGTTTGCTGGGGATTATTTGGAACTCCAGTGGCCTCTTTGAGGAACTTGAGATCTCCTCAAACTGGCTCCTCTATGGTCTCTTCCTTCCCATTGCTCCTTCCTCTTAACACCTTCGATCTTCCCTTCGGCTTCCTTGAATTCTTTGTTATGTTCCCCTCaaacccctgcctcctccacttcTCTGTCCACCCCTGCCAGACATTTTCCTTTTCACTCCAGCTCAACTCTCTCAGTCATTTGAACTTTAATCCTCCCACTCACATCACGGCCTCTCAAGAGACTCAAAGATACCTGAAAGCCACTATCtgaggctggaaaaaaaaaaaaaggctaattaGAAACAGACTGGATATTTTGTCTACTCAGATGGACTCTGGAATCATCTAGACATTTTCTTGATGTGCCCTCAGTCCCTGATCTCAGATTTAGTCGTCAGCCTTTATAGGATTACATATCAGGGCAAAAGAAAATCTTGGAGGTCCTTGGAGGTCTCCACAAAACTTCATAAAAAGCTTTAGCTCTTTTTCTTAAaccattcacattttatttattccttttaacatgttctttcttaaaacaattatgtattttataactgATACTTTTATCATATtctgtttttaactttcttttttattgtttttttcttttaagttctggggtacatgggctagatgtgcagatttgttacgtaggtaaacatgtgccatggtggtttgctgcacctatcaacccatcacctaggtattaagcctagcatgcattagctattttcccTAATCTTTAGCTCTTATTGAGTAGGTAACCTCAATTTGTCCCATTTTTGTCAGAAACACAATTCAGATAAAAATATAAGTGGAGATAAGCCAGTGAGTTTTGTATTACTGTGTTGCCTGATTCGTGGCTAAATTTTTAGAATGAAAGCTATAAGGTCTCTGTTTGCATCTGTATGTTTATATATGCTTGTATGTATGCATGCGTATTACATAAATGATATTTCCCTACTTCCAGATGGTATtaccaaattaatttataaaatcccTCAAAGGAGAAGTTCTATTCAAATTGGCTTACAAGATAAATGagacatagaaattaaatattccTAAAACTCCCAGAAATATAGGAACTAACTCAAATGCTTTTCAATTTTATATGACTTGGGTAGATCTTTGGGAAATAAGATTACTTTAATATTGTTGGTTTGATTAAAAAAGGGTATGTCCTCTGAGTTATCAGCATTAATTATAAGATGAGCATACATATTTATTCTACCTGGGTTTACCAGTGTGTTATCTCTACTAAATGcttaaagttataaaaattataaatttaaccTAAGAATGAATGAAGAAGTGCAGTATCCACCACTTCATGTATATCAAGCAGAGCAGTTAAACAAAAGAccatatgtttaacatttttaggtttttgttttgttgatgcTTGCCTAACATGCACATGCTATAAAATTAgttaacagaaaaataacttgaaatgatGTTTAGCCTTGTATgatgttataattattataacctaaaaacagtttccaaatatttggtgatgtgaaaccttaAGAGTTATCCTAAGTTAAATTAGGTAATAGATATTAATTAAATAACTAGATCATTTCTAAGCAAGATAAACTATTAAAACACTACTAAATCTAAGTTTATGTCTCTATACTTTGGGTTCTTATTTTCATATGGAACAGAGAGGCTAAAATATATTTGGACCtcttaataaacatgaaaaattgtATTATAAAAAAATAGCCTAAACCTATAAGAAATGTGGGAtggtatattcataaaatttGCTAATGTGCTCATACAGAATCCCGGTATGTGACAGACTTCACAATTGTCCACTTCCcagtttttttctgtaaaagaaaGGTGAATGATGgctaaaaaatattatatacacCACTGGAAATAATAAGGCTGTGGGGAAGCAACTTTGTATGCAAAATATACAAGGGTAGTAGGTTATGTttttaataaagtatataaaatatgaaaaatcctTTTTCATTAAGGAAAAAAGAGTCATTTTGTCCTAAAGTAAGATGAGTGATTGTTCAAAATGAGAAAGGGGAAAAGAGTAGGACTGAagctaaatacatattttttaaaagttgtagaaGTTGTGGAAAAGGAATTTTATGTGTAGTCAAGATGCTAATATTTttataaggattttttttaagcGCAATAATGTACTAATCCAAATCTATAATTTGGTTTTCGCTCTGTTAAAAGGGAAACGTTTTCttaaattattgtaaaatatttgtctttaccTGTTGAATAATTCATCTAGGAAGGAAAGATGCTATGTCTTATGTAGATAAATTTCCTGTGCTTCATGTTGCCTTTATCACATATTTAATTACTTTTGAAAGCAAAtcttttcaatattaaaaaagCTAGGGTTATTTTTCTCGAATATGTTACTTTCTATATTTACCTCTGGAATCTTTTACTGCCATTTTGATTAAATGGATAACTAAGTATATTTCATAGAGATCTATAATCCTATTTAATCAAGTGCTCAAACCTTTTGACGTTTTTGACAaacttcccaaaatcaaattctaaatgATGTCTTTTTGACTTGGAACTAACTGACATTTACCAGAGGGCTCTCTTATTAAAGAACTTGTTCTTTCACCTTGTAAAAGAGAGATATTAAAGTAATTAGGTTTATTTCATATGTTAAATTATATGAAAAGCATTGTCAAATAAGAAGTGATGCTTAACCTTCTATAGATGATATGTGTATGAATATAACTTATTAATATGTGTTTCAGAAATTGTATGAAATTCCTAAAAATTTGTCAGTGCCCTTACTGACCACATAATCAGTCATAATTGCAGTTATTATCCTAAAATGCTGTATGCCACAGAACTAACCAAATTTCTTGTCAAATGAACTCTCTTCCAATCTTTAATCATGATCATTTTAAGTCTTCTGTCACTCACAGacagtttttgttttactttgattcttctctgaAAGCATCTACAATCAGCTACAGGCAAGAAATTTCCATGATGGCATCAATTGAATAACTTTGCAAACATGCCACTAGATTGAGTAAGAACTTCCAGACTTAATGAAGAAACTGATAGTCTCATAAAACTGCTAACCCTAAATCAAGGAAAACAAGGATTTGTGACATGGGACTGAATGAACTAATGAGAATGTTTATACTTTTgtatacttttgttttaaaacattgctGATTCTTTAATGTTAGTTTCCAGATTCAAGGacccttttcctcttttctcttaagCTATCTATAACTTATAACAATTTAGTAGATTATACTTTTGTgaacaaaaatgaatatttatcttTCTCCCTACCTTATCCTTCCCAGAATTTGGAACCTCTTAttgaatattcttattttcatggcaatatagttatttacCTAAGTTCAGTAAGAATATGTTTTCCTTGTAACTAGACACAACTGGAGAAATTGGTTTTATTACCAAGATTTTGACCAGAATGCCATATTAGGAAATAATGGGTATAGAATTAGCTTTAAGGAAATAAAGTTGACTTTATAGAGCCAATGCTTACAAAACACTCTTGGAAAAACTGGCCTGGTACCTGCCTTACAGGGTTCCCAGCATTACAGGTGAGTGAGGGAGGTTACTTCCTGGCAGATTGTATAAGTCGGGGTTCTCTggagaaacaaaaccaacaaaaatatagatagatggatagatagatagatagatagatagatagatagatagatagatagatagttaagAGATTTATCATGGGAATTAGCTTGCATGATTATGGataccaagaaccaggaaaacCAGTGGTATAATCAAGTTTGAGTTtgaaggcctcagaaccaggggAGCCAATGGTGTAACTCCCAATTTATGGCAGTaggcctgagaaccagagggATGCTGATGTAAATCATGGAGTCTGAAGGCTCAAGAACTAGGAGCTCTGCTGTCCACAGGCAGAAGATAGATTTTCCAGCTCAAAAAAAGTGAGAGAATTTACCCTTccttgcctttttgttctattcaggtggGCCCTCAAAAGACTGGATGATGCCCACTCACACTGGGCAGGGTGggtcttctttactcagtctactgattcaaatgccattctcttccaaaaacaccctcacagacatacccagaaataatggtTTACCAGCATCCattaacccagtcaagttgacacataaaattaaccatcatgcaGGCCCAGGAACCTCAGGGTACCTTGGGGACCTTGAGAAAAGAGGAATTCATCTAAATCCAAAGATATTGCAGGCAAAATTTGGTAGGGAATTCTTGGCTTGGCTTCATAGCCTTGAGAAGGTTTTAAAAGTCTAGTTTGAGATTCCTTATGAAAAGTTCCAGCAGAGCAGACTCTAAAAGGCCTATGTGGTTAATTAccattctttttgtatttatgtaaatAGGCAGGCCAAAGCTAATGAGATCAgatttattttacaaacaagggGGATGActatagaaataaattttgtttcagTGGAAAACTATAGTGCACCTGTTATCAGATTATAGTCCTATTCATTGTGTTCGGTTTTATTATCTTTCTGTAAACTGGACTGGATTTTGaacttttctagttttctttttctggttatAACTCTCCAAacgaatgcttccaatttttctcCCAGCCTCCTGACTTGGTATCACTGAGACCAAAAACTGCCCTTTCCATAAAGTCCTGCAAATTGAAGCTGGACTTCAAACAATATAAACCATAGCAGATGATCTGTAGGTAATGATCATAACTTCATACCTGCTGCTGTGTGGCCCACTTAGAAAGCTCACTGAAACACCTGATGTCATCAGCAAAGACATTAAAACTGCAAATCAAACCAAGAAATTTCTCATATTGCCACTGCTGTCCTCACTTTCCCATCTAAAAATGTTTCGTGCTTAAACCTAGAAATCTTCTTGACTATCTGCCTACTGGATTCAACAACTGTTTCCAGCcataatctttgtttttattttgttttaatgaaaattcCCATCATTAAATGCCTGACTCCTTGCACCATTCAGCAAATATCTGaatgtttcttctttccttgatCAAGAGAAGAATGACAAAGACTCTCTCCTTGACCTAACTTTAGTTGGGCTCCTCTGAGCCTGTTATTGATTAGGCCCGAACTTGGACTTCCCTCTGTCCTTGTAGAATCCAGTTTGAACAAGAATCTTACTGTTCTCAGACCAAACCAAGGGTGGGGTTGCTTATTCTCGCTGCGCAATGACAAGATGCAGGTGAACTGGGAAAGaagagagtttatttctgtaaccagGTACGGGGAGAAGGGTGGGAAACTAtcgccagaccaactcaaaattacaaagttttccagaacttatataccttctaagctatatgtctatgtgtaagtATGCATTCgtctaaagacataagtgattaaccTCTTCTAATCTGTAACTAAAATCTGAGTtttgaagaccttcctctggagcctcagtaaatttacttaatctagatgggtccaggtgctggggtgattagccttatcttgtctcctgctaaatcatggagcTTTGAGGAGTTCCTTTAGACCCCCAATAAAAATTTTGTGGAggtctggggagtttcttcagacccccagTAAAAACTTGCTTAATTCTAAacgggtcctgttaagaattccatCATTACCTTGTCATGCTTCAAGGCCTAGGAAAGGCCTGGGAAAAACTCTTGATGTGCTTTTGTTACcttccagcctttgtataagggcactggctctctcagcttttaatatttaacttcaccactcagtcagtgctgaaatAGTTGTTTTAGAGTCCTGCCTATTCAGCTGTTAGTGAGATATGGCCTGTCATACTATTAAGTTAATTTAGTGAAAATTATCCACCATTGGTACCTGACTACCCTGAACAGCTGATCAAATTCCTCATACCCCATTCTCCATATCTTGTCActctggcctgccttcagcaagaatcctgttgaGTCAGTCAGTGAAGACTCCACCTTACCCCTGATGTTTACTGTTACtgattttccatccactgacccccGACAttgctccttggctataaatccACACTTGTTCTTGTTGGATTGGGAGACAAG harbors:
- the PPP1R2C gene encoding protein phosphatase inhibitor 2 family member C — protein: MSASTSSHRPIKGILKNKSSSGSSVATSGQQSGGNIQDVKRKKSQKWDESSILATHRATYRDYDLMKANEPGTSYMNLQDDGEDSVRDVEGEDSVRGVEGKEAMAATDASDHSCEVEEEESNEAYMRKLLLHKQEKKRQFEIRRRLHYNEELNIKLARQLMWNDLQSEDDENEERPQATNEEKTAAEESEEAPLSGGLQTQSCDP